The Niallia alba genome includes a window with the following:
- a CDS encoding alpha-mannosidase: MFYTIEKLEARIKELNTYRYMEKSSLNGWKAKESIDGEEKYPPYLSADWKDFSIGDIWEGRDYYLWIQTTFKVPRSDGKVILLLDFGRTGGGYNSGFESLLFIDGHPYQGVDSNHKEVFIDSELYGKEITLSLKLWSGLEGGGPEHIQSHKFKAADSAVLNEECDDLYFTADCVLKTIKQLKEDNPDRYELLPLLEKAMKYIDWSYPGSPSFYKSVKLANDMLQKGIDSLDKRDLVAITTIGHTHIDVAWLWRLKHTREKVARSFSTVLQLMKQYPDYIFLQTQPQLYKFIKEDYPLIYEQIKNRIAEGRWEVDGAMWLEADCNIPSGESLTRQILHGTQFIKKEFNKDVQYLWLPDVFGYSWALPQILKKSGIETFMTTKISWNQYNRMPHDTFVWRGIDGSEVLTHFITTPEPGRNLVDNEWASRWFYTYNGQLEPETVLGSYKAYRNKDLNKQLLISYGYGDGGGGVTRDMLENRRRMDKIPGLPHVKTGRADEFFKQLHETVNAAESYVHKWDGELYLEYHRGTYTSQAFVKKMNRRLELALRELEILYATVQNTEGDPYPKEEIYDLWEVLLRNQFHDIIPGSSIKEVYQDHKVEIGGAMERSAQLLTRLNDVVINQWNVYNSAGWERRELVTIDLNESGKFVTDSGEELQAVPCEEGYIVQTPNIPALGNCIIQFVPTKEDSIETDFVKEIESGIETDKYVISWNEKGQLISIYDKKYQREVLKENGLGNRLQLFEDKPMNFNAWDIDIFYQEKCIELTAESITIKERNKLYASVEFVYSFGTSRIIQIMQVYKNSRRIDFITQADWKEREQLLKAGFDVDIRNTEATYDIQYGNVKRPTHWNTSWDMAKFETVAHQWVDFSQRDYGVSLLNDCKYGHDIKDQTMRITLLKGGIYPDPTADIGQHEFTYSLLPHKGDFIEGRTVEEAWAINQPLSVVKGNKLIKGLFKLHAEESVFIDAIKLAENGKGLILRVHDHLGSNRVLSLEPLFDCKEWNETNLLEKDMTLPVDIQGNITFELNPYEIKTIRII; this comes from the coding sequence ATGTTTTATACAATTGAAAAATTAGAAGCGAGGATTAAAGAATTAAATACTTATCGTTACATGGAAAAAAGTAGTCTCAACGGTTGGAAAGCAAAAGAGAGCATTGATGGAGAAGAGAAATATCCTCCTTACCTCTCTGCTGATTGGAAAGACTTTTCTATAGGGGATATTTGGGAAGGAAGAGACTATTATTTATGGATTCAAACAACCTTTAAAGTACCGAGATCAGATGGGAAAGTAATCTTATTATTGGATTTTGGACGAACAGGTGGAGGTTATAATTCTGGGTTTGAGTCATTACTTTTTATTGATGGTCATCCATATCAAGGTGTTGATTCCAATCATAAAGAAGTCTTTATTGATTCGGAATTGTACGGAAAGGAAATTACTCTCTCATTAAAATTATGGTCCGGGTTAGAAGGCGGAGGACCTGAACACATTCAATCACATAAATTTAAAGCAGCGGATTCTGCTGTTTTAAATGAAGAATGTGATGATTTATATTTTACAGCTGATTGTGTCTTAAAAACGATTAAACAATTAAAGGAGGATAACCCTGATCGATACGAACTTTTGCCTTTATTAGAAAAGGCAATGAAATATATTGATTGGTCTTATCCAGGAAGTCCGTCTTTTTATAAAAGTGTAAAATTAGCAAATGACATGCTACAAAAAGGAATTGATTCTTTAGACAAACGTGATTTAGTAGCAATTACCACTATAGGTCATACACATATTGATGTTGCTTGGTTATGGAGATTAAAACATACAAGAGAAAAAGTAGCCCGTAGTTTTTCAACTGTTTTACAGTTAATGAAGCAATACCCAGACTATATATTTTTACAAACACAACCCCAACTCTATAAATTTATTAAAGAGGATTATCCTCTAATCTATGAACAAATTAAAAATAGAATAGCGGAAGGACGATGGGAAGTAGATGGAGCTATGTGGCTTGAAGCTGATTGTAATATACCATCTGGGGAATCATTAACTCGGCAAATTCTCCATGGAACGCAATTTATAAAAAAGGAGTTCAATAAAGATGTCCAGTATCTATGGCTGCCAGACGTATTCGGTTATTCGTGGGCATTGCCACAGATTTTAAAAAAGAGTGGAATAGAGACATTTATGACCACTAAAATAAGTTGGAATCAATATAATCGAATGCCGCATGATACATTTGTGTGGCGTGGAATAGACGGATCTGAGGTGTTAACGCATTTTATTACTACACCTGAACCAGGAAGAAACTTAGTTGATAATGAATGGGCGTCCCGCTGGTTCTATACGTATAATGGACAGTTAGAACCAGAAACAGTGTTAGGCAGTTATAAAGCTTACCGGAATAAAGATTTGAATAAACAATTACTGATATCATACGGGTATGGCGATGGCGGTGGAGGAGTCACGAGAGATATGTTAGAAAATCGCCGTCGAATGGATAAAATACCTGGTCTTCCTCACGTCAAAACAGGGCGTGCTGATGAATTTTTCAAGCAGCTTCATGAAACCGTAAATGCAGCAGAAAGTTATGTGCATAAATGGGATGGTGAATTGTATTTAGAATATCATCGAGGAACCTATACTTCTCAAGCGTTTGTAAAAAAAATGAACCGCAGATTAGAACTTGCATTAAGAGAGCTGGAAATTTTGTATGCAACAGTTCAAAATACGGAAGGAGACCCTTATCCGAAGGAAGAAATATATGATTTATGGGAAGTGTTATTACGTAATCAATTTCATGATATTATTCCTGGTTCATCGATAAAAGAAGTCTATCAAGACCATAAGGTGGAGATAGGAGGAGCGATGGAAAGATCAGCCCAACTTTTAACACGATTGAATGATGTCGTTATAAATCAATGGAACGTATATAACTCAGCAGGCTGGGAAAGAAGAGAATTGGTGACGATTGATCTAAATGAAAGCGGAAAATTCGTAACGGATTCTGGAGAAGAATTACAAGCTGTTCCTTGTGAGGAAGGATATATTGTTCAGACTCCTAACATTCCTGCTTTAGGGAATTGTATCATTCAGTTTGTACCAACTAAAGAGGATAGCATAGAAACCGATTTTGTTAAAGAAATAGAAAGTGGCATTGAGACAGATAAATACGTGATAAGTTGGAATGAAAAGGGACAGCTAATTAGCATCTATGACAAAAAATATCAGCGGGAAGTATTAAAAGAAAATGGTCTTGGTAATAGACTTCAATTATTTGAAGATAAACCAATGAACTTTAATGCATGGGATATCGATATTTTTTACCAAGAAAAATGTATTGAGTTAACCGCAGAATCAATTACGATCAAAGAACGAAATAAATTATATGCCTCGGTTGAATTTGTTTATTCGTTTGGTACTTCGAGAATTATTCAAATCATGCAGGTTTATAAAAATTCACGTCGAATAGATTTTATTACTCAGGCTGATTGGAAAGAAAGGGAACAATTGCTTAAAGCAGGATTTGATGTGGACATTCGCAATACAGAAGCAACTTATGATATTCAATACGGTAATGTTAAGCGACCAACACATTGGAATACGAGTTGGGATATGGCAAAATTTGAAACAGTGGCACACCAGTGGGTGGATTTTTCTCAAAGGGACTATGGAGTTAGCTTATTAAATGACTGTAAGTACGGTCATGATATTAAGGATCAAACGATGAGAATTACCTTATTAAAAGGTGGAATTTATCCAGACCCAACAGCTGATATTGGTCAGCATGAATTTACGTATAGTCTTCTACCACATAAAGGAGATTTCATAGAGGGAAGAACAGTTGAGGAAGCTTGGGCTATAAACCAGCCATTATCCGTAGTGAAAGGCAATAAATTGATTAAGGGGCTATTTAAATTACATGCAGAAGAAAGCGTATTCATAGATGCTATTAAATTAGCGGAAAATGGTAAGGGTCTAATTTTACGAGTACATGATCATCTAGGTAGTAACAGAGTTTTAAGTCTCGAGCCATTATTTGATTGTAAAGAATGGAATGAAACGAATTTACTGGAAAAGGACATGACCCTTCCTGTAGATATACAGGGGAATATCACATTTGAGTTAAATCCTTATGAGATTAAAACGATCCGTATTATATAA
- a CDS encoding carbohydrate ABC transporter permease gives MKLEAALLKKPKKKGKSDHFKAAIFLAPTWLLLLIFFIGPMILTLLFSFTNLALTGAEASQLRFVGFENFTRMFQDPDFRASVWNTIVFVFFSAVLGQCFFGFLIAFLMKEKNKTFRRIVGLIIIAAWVTPEVVVAFCWVAFLGESGTANWLLSLFDIKPIAWLFTFPMISVVIANMWRGTAFSMMVFQAALDDVPKDVEEAAIMDGARRFQVIRYITIPMVKGTIATNMMLVTLQTLGVFALIYTMTGGGPGVSTATLPVFMYKQAFVSYQLGYGTAISFVLLVLGAIASLIYMKTLKVKV, from the coding sequence ATGAAATTGGAAGCCGCATTATTAAAGAAGCCTAAAAAGAAAGGCAAATCGGATCACTTTAAGGCAGCTATCTTTCTAGCTCCAACTTGGCTTTTATTATTGATTTTTTTTATTGGACCTATGATTTTGACCTTGCTTTTTTCTTTTACGAATTTAGCCTTGACCGGAGCAGAAGCTAGTCAGCTAAGATTTGTAGGTTTTGAAAACTTTACCCGAATGTTTCAAGATCCAGATTTCCGTGCTAGTGTATGGAACACAATTGTTTTCGTGTTTTTTTCTGCAGTATTAGGACAATGTTTTTTTGGCTTTTTGATCGCCTTTTTAATGAAAGAGAAAAATAAAACATTTAGAAGAATTGTTGGTTTAATCATTATTGCTGCTTGGGTAACTCCAGAAGTTGTTGTAGCATTCTGTTGGGTGGCATTTCTTGGGGAAAGCGGGACGGCTAATTGGCTATTGAGTCTTTTTGATATTAAGCCAATTGCCTGGTTGTTTACCTTCCCTATGATTAGTGTAGTCATAGCAAATATGTGGAGAGGAACGGCTTTTTCCATGATGGTGTTTCAGGCTGCTTTAGACGATGTTCCTAAAGATGTGGAAGAGGCAGCTATTATGGATGGTGCCCGCCGCTTTCAGGTTATTCGCTATATCACTATCCCGATGGTAAAAGGAACGATCGCAACGAATATGATGCTAGTTACTCTGCAAACTCTTGGGGTATTTGCTTTAATTTATACAATGACTGGCGGTGGTCCAGGTGTAAGTACAGCGACTCTACCTGTATTTATGTATAAACAGGCATTTGTTAGTTATCAGTTAGGATATGGAACTGCCATTTCCTTTGTGTTGTTAGTATTAGGAGCAATTGCCAGCTTAATATATATGAAAACCTTGAAAGTGAAAGTGTAG
- a CDS encoding IS4 family transposase has protein sequence MDKFTRKTSFEQWFSPISSTKLEELVETHQLNYYTKKLHIASFLKLLLFAQLNETESLRAVSDTLFSDDLQKATNLESISFSQLGRRLNQVPTEVFQQVFLDLVAQIHEKTDFDKRRKMTTPLKIIDSSTLPLNLNNHKWAKFRKTKSGIKLHLRLVYLEKGCSYPDKAVLTNAIEHDRGQLEVLVDDKECMYVFDRGYLDYERFDRMTDDGYFFVSRLRKNAVTHQIEEFDLPKDSTVLSDEMISLGTAQSRAGNEFRQLKVLDSKGNELHLITNRFDLSADEIAELYKSRWAIELFFKWMKQHLNIKKFYGQSEQAVHNQVYIAMIVYCLHVLAQLSTNSSRTYLQISRWLKAAPWKPARIWIRKIAGRAVP, from the coding sequence ATGGATAAGTTTACACGAAAAACATCATTTGAACAATGGTTTTCACCGATTTCCTCCACAAAACTTGAAGAATTGGTTGAAACCCATCAATTAAATTACTATACAAAGAAGCTACACATCGCTTCATTCCTGAAATTACTGCTGTTTGCGCAGCTGAATGAAACCGAAAGTCTGCGTGCTGTCAGTGATACATTGTTTTCAGACGACCTACAAAAAGCAACGAATTTGGAATCGATTAGCTTTTCACAATTAGGACGTCGATTAAATCAAGTACCGACAGAGGTGTTCCAGCAGGTGTTTCTAGATTTAGTCGCGCAAATTCATGAGAAAACGGATTTTGATAAGCGACGTAAAATGACAACACCACTGAAAATCATCGACTCGAGTACGTTGCCACTGAATTTGAACAATCATAAATGGGCTAAGTTCCGCAAAACAAAGTCAGGCATTAAGCTTCATTTACGTCTTGTTTACTTAGAAAAGGGTTGTTCCTATCCAGACAAAGCGGTGTTAACGAATGCGATCGAACATGATCGAGGTCAGCTAGAAGTACTCGTTGACGACAAAGAGTGCATGTACGTCTTTGACCGTGGCTACTTGGATTACGAGCGATTCGACCGCATGACCGACGATGGTTACTTCTTCGTTTCACGCTTGCGGAAAAACGCTGTAACTCATCAAATCGAGGAATTTGATCTTCCAAAAGATTCAACCGTTTTATCAGATGAAATGATTTCCTTGGGCACAGCACAAAGTCGAGCAGGTAATGAATTCAGACAATTGAAAGTGTTGGATTCAAAAGGAAATGAGTTACACCTCATAACGAATCGCTTCGACTTGAGTGCAGATGAAATCGCTGAATTGTATAAATCACGCTGGGCAATCGAGCTGTTTTTCAAGTGGATGAAGCAACATTTAAACATCAAAAAGTTCTACGGACAAAGCGAACAAGCTGTGCATAATCAAGTGTACATCGCGATGATCGTCTACTGTTTACATGTACTGGCTCAGCTGAGTACAAATAGTTCACGGACGTACTTACAAATCAGTCGGTGGCTAAAAGCAGCACCCTGGAAACCAGCACGTATTTGGATTCGAAAAATAGCAGGAAGAGCTGTCCCGTAA
- a CDS encoding replication-associated recombination protein A, producing the protein MNGEPLAFRMRPTNLDEVVGQKEIIGKKTSLYKMIKNGHVPSMLLYGEPGIGKTSIAFAIAGTTKLPFIALNATTSGKKDVEAVVDEARMTGKVILFLDEIHRFNKAQQDYLLPHVERGDIVLIGATTENPYHDVNPAIRSRCGQIKQLKRLTDDDINELLHRALKEEKGLGNLSIQISDNQVERIAMGTNGDARKSLTLLESIVYSSDKEEGTFIIKDETIEQMIEKVGVFGDKKGSHFYNLLSSLQKSIRGSDVDAALYYLAHLLESGDLVAVNRRLLVIAYEDIGLAKTSVGNNVLAAVTASERLGLPEARIPLSVAVVEMCLSSKSNAAYKALDAAIADVRSGRVGDIPMHLRDGHYEGSKKLGHVGYIYPHDHPIGTFGGWVDQDYLPEKLKGTQYYHPTEAGEEKKLGSIYDKLRGFKKDNKE; encoded by the coding sequence ATGAACGGAGAACCACTTGCTTTTCGAATGCGACCGACAAACCTAGATGAAGTAGTTGGGCAAAAAGAAATTATTGGGAAAAAAACAAGTTTATATAAAATGATTAAAAATGGTCATGTTCCATCCATGCTATTGTATGGTGAGCCTGGTATTGGCAAAACCTCGATTGCATTTGCGATTGCTGGAACGACAAAGCTTCCTTTTATTGCATTAAATGCAACCACATCTGGTAAAAAGGATGTGGAGGCAGTTGTAGATGAAGCAAGAATGACAGGAAAGGTTATTCTCTTTTTGGATGAAATTCATCGCTTTAATAAAGCACAACAGGATTATCTACTCCCACATGTAGAAAGAGGAGATATTGTTTTAATAGGTGCTACTACAGAGAATCCCTATCACGACGTAAACCCTGCGATTAGAAGCAGATGTGGTCAAATTAAGCAATTAAAGAGATTAACAGATGATGATATTAATGAATTACTGCATCGAGCATTAAAAGAGGAAAAAGGGCTTGGAAATCTCTCCATTCAAATTAGTGATAATCAGGTGGAAAGAATCGCAATGGGAACAAATGGCGATGCAAGGAAATCGCTAACGCTATTAGAATCAATTGTATATTCATCAGATAAAGAAGAAGGAACTTTTATCATTAAAGATGAAACGATTGAACAAATGATTGAAAAGGTTGGTGTTTTTGGGGATAAAAAAGGTTCGCATTTTTATAATCTTTTATCAAGTCTACAAAAAAGTATTAGGGGAAGTGATGTAGATGCAGCCCTTTATTACCTTGCTCATTTGTTGGAAAGTGGAGATTTGGTAGCTGTGAACAGAAGACTACTAGTTATTGCTTATGAAGACATTGGACTCGCTAAAACATCTGTTGGAAATAATGTTTTAGCAGCAGTAACAGCTAGTGAGAGACTAGGTCTGCCAGAAGCACGTATTCCCTTATCTGTAGCGGTTGTGGAAATGTGCTTATCCTCAAAATCGAATGCTGCTTATAAAGCGTTAGATGCAGCGATAGCAGATGTTCGTAGTGGCAGAGTAGGTGATATCCCGATGCATTTAAGAGACGGGCATTATGAAGGTAGCAAAAAGCTTGGACATGTTGGCTATATTTATCCGCATGACCATCCAATTGGAACATTCGGAGGATGGGTCGATCAAGATTATTTACCAGAGAAGTTAAAAGGAACGCAGTATTACCACCCAACAGAAGCAGGGGAGGAGAAGAAGCTGGGATCTATATATGACAAACTTAGAGGGTTTAAAAAAGATAATAAAGAATAG
- a CDS encoding IS4 family transposase, with protein sequence MDKITRKTSFGQWFSPINLQLFEENVKTLKLDFYTKKLTTESFLKLLLFAQLEEVESLHALSDCLFDDQLQKGIDLDSISISQLSRRLNGMNPDLFQKLFLDLVSQIHAKTHNTKLVMPLKIIDSSTLPLNLTNHKWAKFRKTKAGVKLHLRLVFMEKGISYPEKAIMTTAKEHDRGQLEVMVDDKECMYVFDRGYLDYERFDRMTDDGYFFLSRLRKNAVIREVYDFKLPENTSVLSDQMVLIGTTQNRAENYFRLLKVIDSKGNELHLITNRFDLSAEEISKMYKSRWAIELFFKWIKQHLHIKKFYGQSEWAIQNQVFIALIVFCLHVLAQIETKSKRKTLQISRYLRAALWKPAHIWLRKIEGKTIP encoded by the coding sequence ATGGACAAGATTACACGAAAAACTTCATTTGGACAATGGTTTTCACCAATAAATCTTCAATTATTTGAAGAAAACGTGAAAACGTTGAAATTAGATTTCTATACGAAAAAACTAACGACAGAGTCATTTCTAAAATTATTACTTTTTGCGCAGCTAGAAGAAGTCGAAAGTCTGCATGCGCTGAGCGATTGTCTTTTCGATGATCAACTGCAAAAGGGCATTGATCTTGATTCTATCAGTATTTCCCAACTCTCACGCCGTTTAAATGGCATGAATCCAGACTTATTCCAAAAGCTTTTCCTTGATTTAGTTTCACAAATTCATGCCAAAACGCACAACACGAAACTTGTGATGCCATTAAAAATCATTGATTCAAGCACATTGCCTCTCAATTTGACTAATCATAAATGGGCAAAATTCCGCAAAACAAAAGCGGGTGTTAAATTGCACTTACGCCTTGTGTTTATGGAAAAAGGTATATCCTATCCCGAAAAGGCCATTATGACAACGGCCAAAGAACATGACCGCGGTCAGCTTGAAGTAATGGTTGATGACAAGGAATGTATGTATGTGTTTGACCGTGGTTACTTAGACTACGAACGCTTTGATCGGATGACAGATGACGGCTACTTTTTCCTTTCTAGGCTGCGAAAAAACGCAGTCATACGGGAGGTTTACGATTTTAAACTACCCGAGAATACATCTGTTTTGTCGGATCAAATGGTGTTGATTGGTACGACGCAAAACCGTGCCGAAAATTACTTTCGTCTTCTAAAAGTGATTGATTCAAAAGGAAATGAGCTTCATTTAATCACAAATCGTTTTGATTTAAGTGCTGAAGAAATCTCAAAGATGTATAAATCACGCTGGGCGATTGAGTTATTTTTCAAATGGATTAAACAACATCTCCATATCAAAAAGTTTTACGGCCAAAGCGAATGGGCAATTCAGAATCAAGTGTTTATCGCACTTATTGTTTTTTGCCTGCATGTTCTCGCACAAATCGAGACAAAAAGTAAACGAAAAACCCTACAAATTAGCCGATATTTACGGGCAGCTTTGTGGAAACCAGCACATATTTGGCTTCGAAAGATTGAAGGAAAAACCATTCCTTAA
- a CDS encoding carbohydrate ABC transporter permease, with product MVQKGYKVEKFIHYLILSILAILFLLPLLWMIFASVDPGAIQALKMPEKITLDNFKSILSETAILRSFFIGIGISTSQALLVVILCILAAYPLSRYTLKYKNSFMMTILFMTSLPMTAVIVPVFQLFLYLKFQDSLIAMTLFLTASSLPYGIWMMKNFMDSIPLDLEESAWVDGASIFQGIKKIVAPLMLPGIFTVAIFTFTGSWGNYFVPYILIQSPEKMPASVTIFQFFGNFGMVNYGRLAAFSVMYTLPVVILYTISQNFMSKGFSLGGATKG from the coding sequence TTGGTCCAAAAAGGATATAAAGTCGAAAAATTTATTCATTATTTAATTCTCTCTATTCTAGCAATCCTGTTTTTATTGCCACTGCTATGGATGATTTTCGCATCAGTAGATCCAGGGGCAATTCAGGCACTAAAGATGCCAGAAAAGATAACGTTAGATAACTTTAAGTCCATATTGTCAGAAACAGCGATTTTGCGTTCGTTTTTTATTGGTATCGGAATCTCAACTTCGCAAGCATTGTTAGTAGTGATTTTATGTATTTTGGCTGCGTATCCACTATCTAGGTATACGTTAAAATATAAAAATAGTTTTATGATGACAATCTTGTTTATGACTTCATTACCAATGACAGCAGTCATCGTACCTGTATTTCAATTATTTCTTTATTTGAAATTTCAAGATTCTTTAATTGCGATGACACTTTTTTTAACAGCATCCTCTTTGCCATATGGTATTTGGATGATGAAAAATTTTATGGATTCTATTCCTTTAGATTTAGAAGAATCAGCATGGGTTGATGGTGCATCAATCTTCCAAGGAATAAAAAAAATCGTTGCTCCATTAATGCTTCCTGGTATATTTACAGTTGCTATTTTTACTTTTACAGGCAGCTGGGGAAATTACTTTGTTCCATATATCCTGATTCAAAGTCCTGAAAAAATGCCAGCATCTGTGACGATATTTCAATTTTTCGGAAATTTCGGAATGGTTAATTACGGTAGATTAGCAGCGTTTTCGGTAATGTATACATTACCTGTTGTCATTTTGTATACAATATCACAAAATTTTATGTCAAAAGGCTTCAGTTTAGGTGGAGCTACGAAAGGATAG
- a CDS encoding extracellular solute-binding protein, which yields MGKSFKKVFLILLCIPFLLIGCSSESNTDEGNSEGKTQVKITWRDVGEHDNLKKYLTNTFIPEFEKENPDIKIVLSPITASEGDYFSKVALSMQSESTAPDVVAEDSFMLNSDANAGYLLPLDDYVSDWDQWEYYTENLKSGSLGEDGKLYAIPGTSDSRGLWYNKNVFKKAGLPDDWQPKNWDEIIEAAEKIKDSSSDVIPLSMGVAKANGESVSMQTFEMLLYGTEDVLFDAETKKWHVNTKGIEDSLKFIDNVYNQKKLGPPLSIAINSNYSSVLFQEKFPNDEAGIILDGFWNTGNYSENGAVPLDNVTERFGFAAMPTQNGQEPGNTTMSGGWTWAIPAKAKNPEASWKVIQALGGKEQQAARAVSEGNLTVRDDSAEIPEYKEQAFISEATEYLKNAHFRPANDKYPNVSVEIQTMVEAVATGSKTPKQAAKDYASNVTRIVGEENVVK from the coding sequence ATGGGGAAATCGTTTAAAAAAGTATTTTTGATTCTCTTATGCATTCCTTTTTTATTGATTGGATGCTCTAGTGAAAGTAATACTGATGAGGGGAATAGTGAAGGAAAAACACAGGTTAAAATAACATGGAGAGATGTAGGCGAACATGATAATTTGAAAAAATATTTAACTAACACCTTTATTCCTGAATTTGAAAAAGAAAATCCAGACATAAAAATTGTTTTATCTCCGATCACCGCTAGTGAAGGAGACTATTTCTCAAAAGTAGCCTTATCGATGCAATCAGAAAGTACAGCACCTGATGTTGTAGCAGAAGACTCCTTTATGTTAAATTCTGATGCTAATGCAGGATATTTATTGCCTCTTGATGATTATGTGAGTGATTGGGATCAATGGGAATATTATACGGAAAATTTAAAGTCAGGTTCGCTTGGAGAAGATGGGAAATTGTATGCCATTCCAGGGACGTCTGATTCCCGTGGACTGTGGTATAACAAAAATGTTTTTAAAAAAGCTGGCTTACCAGATGATTGGCAGCCTAAAAATTGGGATGAAATTATAGAAGCTGCTGAAAAAATAAAAGATTCTTCCTCAGATGTGATTCCTCTTTCCATGGGAGTGGCAAAAGCAAATGGAGAATCTGTATCGATGCAAACTTTCGAGATGTTACTCTACGGCACAGAAGATGTTTTATTTGATGCTGAAACAAAAAAATGGCATGTAAATACAAAAGGAATTGAAGATTCCTTAAAATTTATTGACAACGTATACAATCAGAAAAAATTAGGGCCTCCTCTTTCCATTGCAATTAATAGTAACTACAGTTCCGTTCTATTTCAAGAGAAGTTCCCTAATGATGAAGCGGGAATTATCCTAGATGGATTCTGGAATACAGGCAATTATTCGGAAAATGGGGCAGTACCATTAGATAATGTAACAGAACGATTTGGTTTTGCTGCAATGCCTACCCAAAATGGACAAGAGCCTGGTAATACTACGATGTCTGGGGGATGGACATGGGCTATTCCAGCAAAAGCAAAAAATCCTGAAGCATCTTGGAAGGTTATCCAAGCTTTAGGTGGCAAAGAACAGCAAGCAGCACGCGCTGTTTCAGAAGGTAACTTAACAGTACGAGATGATTCGGCTGAGATTCCAGAATATAAGGAACAAGCATTTATTTCAGAAGCAACCGAATATTTGAAGAATGCACATTTTCGTCCTGCTAATGATAAATATCCGAATGTTTCAGTAGAAATTCAAACAATGGTAGAAGCGGTAGCGACTGGAAGTAAAACTCCAAAACAAGCTGCAAAGGATTATGCAAGTAACGTAACTAGGATTGTTGGAGAAGAGAATGTAGTTAAATAA
- a CDS encoding helix-turn-helix domain-containing protein — protein sequence MQESSLSDLQENFLKNIIYENYDKQFIEKRLNLLQLDPFRDGGILAIVSMEGISEWESTLSEGNILTLRKKVLALFNDKDPNQKFISFPIDYQHFCLFFAEKNQHLILEMLNRMIHRIEQELGIEITFTLSQAFSSLIDLPEIFKSSFQLMEQKYSFIDTKCLCTSNVPLTSEKEYFYSVETESILINFMQKRDLKQAEKLIKEIVETNFREESMDIFSIYDFRNALINTLKRILNKFNLPFGDFLKENKALFFHLNSTDIEILKSTFIDIFNELMLLLGEKHSLKLSTVESVISYIQDNYTNDLSLGEVADHFQLSESYVSKLIKDHLKSSFKNYVNQLKVEKSKDLLKSGKYMVSLTSHKF from the coding sequence TTGCAAGAAAGCTCATTAAGCGATTTACAAGAGAACTTTTTAAAGAATATCATTTATGAAAATTATGATAAGCAGTTTATAGAGAAAAGATTGAATCTTCTTCAGTTAGATCCATTCCGTGACGGTGGAATTCTTGCAATTGTATCAATGGAGGGAATTTCAGAGTGGGAATCAACTTTAAGTGAAGGCAATATTTTGACATTAAGAAAAAAAGTATTAGCTTTATTTAATGACAAAGATCCCAACCAAAAATTCATATCATTTCCGATTGATTATCAACATTTTTGCTTATTTTTTGCAGAAAAAAATCAGCATCTTATTTTAGAGATGTTAAATAGAATGATTCATAGAATAGAGCAAGAATTAGGAATAGAAATAACTTTTACCCTCTCGCAAGCTTTTTCTTCGTTAATAGATTTACCAGAAATATTTAAGTCATCTTTTCAGCTTATGGAACAGAAATATTCTTTTATCGATACAAAATGTTTATGTACCAGCAATGTTCCTTTAACGTCTGAAAAAGAATACTTCTATAGTGTGGAGACGGAAAGTATTTTAATAAATTTTATGCAGAAAAGAGACTTGAAGCAAGCTGAAAAACTGATAAAGGAGATTGTCGAAACAAATTTTAGAGAAGAAAGCATGGATATATTTAGTATTTATGATTTTAGAAATGCCCTTATCAACACATTAAAAAGAATCTTGAATAAATTTAATTTACCGTTTGGCGATTTTTTGAAAGAGAATAAGGCTTTGTTTTTTCATTTGAACAGTACCGATATTGAGATTTTAAAGAGCACCTTTATCGATATTTTCAATGAGTTAATGCTTCTTCTAGGAGAAAAACATTCTCTTAAACTTTCAACTGTAGAAAGTGTTATCAGTTATATTCAAGATAATTACACAAACGATCTTTCCTTAGGGGAAGTTGCAGATCATTTTCAATTAAGTGAATCCTATGTAAGCAAGTTGATCAAAGATCATTTGAAGTCTTCTTTTAAAAATTATGTAAACCAGCTGAAGGTAGAAAAATCCAAGGATTTATTGAAATCAGGTAAATATATGGTATCACTAACGTCGCATAAATTCTAA